One Roseimaritima multifibrata DNA window includes the following coding sequences:
- a CDS encoding sulfotransferase family protein: MTSNAPKPSPQYHPYPFYSPRFWHGMRMGTWFRLLADNRFRVHPTRWALATTVTLAGPFNEAMRLAQKAIYGRRLDAQQLPAPPLFILGHWRSGTTLMHELIAKDDRLGGPSTYQCFAPHHFLVSEWFFRSFGKWLLPSKRPMDNMEAGWDRPQEDEFALMNLGVPSPYRRIAFPNETPPDLEYLDLADVPQEKRDEWLAALHKFLLSVTLRKDQRLVLKSPTHTGRLRYLAEFYPGTKFIHMTRDPRSLFPSTCRLWPSLDHVQALQKPSSEVTPELEAYVIECLQRMYTAFERDIAHIDPEQIIHVRYEDLVADPVNKLAEIYETLKLDGFDDIRPTLQEWADSQHREYKVNKHSLPPETEARIRTEWADYFERYGYA, encoded by the coding sequence TTGACCTCCAACGCTCCGAAACCTTCACCGCAATACCACCCCTACCCTTTCTACAGCCCTCGCTTTTGGCACGGGATGCGGATGGGAACTTGGTTTCGTCTCCTTGCAGACAACCGTTTTCGTGTCCATCCAACTCGCTGGGCACTGGCCACCACGGTCACCCTAGCAGGCCCGTTTAACGAGGCGATGCGACTGGCCCAGAAAGCGATCTATGGTCGCAGATTGGACGCGCAGCAGCTCCCGGCTCCCCCCTTATTTATCCTAGGGCATTGGCGTAGCGGGACCACGTTAATGCACGAACTGATTGCCAAAGACGATCGCCTGGGCGGCCCCTCAACGTATCAGTGTTTTGCGCCGCATCATTTCCTTGTGTCCGAGTGGTTCTTCCGTTCGTTCGGAAAATGGCTACTCCCTTCCAAACGCCCGATGGACAATATGGAAGCGGGCTGGGACCGACCGCAGGAGGACGAATTTGCGTTGATGAACCTGGGCGTTCCCTCTCCCTATCGCCGCATCGCCTTCCCCAACGAAACACCTCCAGACCTTGAATACCTGGACCTTGCCGACGTGCCGCAAGAAAAGCGGGACGAGTGGTTAGCCGCGTTGCATAAATTCCTCCTTTCCGTAACCCTCCGGAAAGACCAACGGCTTGTCCTAAAAAGCCCGACGCACACCGGGCGACTTCGCTACCTTGCCGAGTTCTATCCGGGCACAAAATTTATCCACATGACGCGCGACCCGCGAAGCCTGTTCCCATCCACATGCCGACTGTGGCCAAGTTTGGACCACGTTCAAGCCTTGCAAAAACCCAGTTCGGAAGTGACTCCAGAACTGGAAGCGTATGTCATCGAGTGCTTACAGCGGATGTATACAGCTTTCGAAAGAGATATTGCCCACATCGATCCCGAACAGATCATCCACGTTCGATACGAGGACTTGGTGGCCGATCCGGTAAACAAGCTGGCAGAGATCTACGAAACGCTCAAGCTGGATGGATTTGACGACATCCGTCCAACGCTGCAAGAGTGGGCCGATTCGCAACACCGCGAGTACAAGGTCAACAAGCATTCCCTTCCCCCTGAAACGGAAGCTCGTATCCGCACGGAGTGGGCAGACTACTTCGAACGTTACGGATACGCGTAA
- a CDS encoding LURP-one-related/scramblase family protein yields the protein MQYPIELSFKLLTFGQRITATDASGQVLMFIKQKMFKFKEQVEIYNDPQQSRLLFRIAADRMIDFSANYHFTDAEGNDWGAVRRQGMRSLWSAHYDVMQNETVDMTISEESPMKKFLESMLSEIPIVGMIAVYLLNPSYIIHRPDGTPVLRLTKHPAFFEGRFTLEKLAEIPEDDELRSLMASIMLVLLERRRG from the coding sequence ATGCAATATCCAATCGAGCTTAGCTTCAAACTGCTCACATTCGGTCAGCGGATCACCGCGACGGACGCTTCGGGCCAAGTCCTGATGTTCATCAAACAGAAGATGTTCAAATTCAAAGAGCAGGTGGAAATCTACAATGATCCCCAACAGTCGCGTCTGTTGTTCCGAATCGCAGCCGACAGGATGATCGATTTTTCGGCGAACTATCACTTCACCGACGCAGAAGGAAATGATTGGGGAGCCGTTCGACGCCAGGGGATGCGTTCCCTCTGGTCGGCCCATTACGACGTGATGCAAAACGAAACCGTCGACATGACGATTTCCGAAGAAAGCCCCATGAAGAAGTTCTTGGAATCGATGCTCTCTGAAATTCCGATAGTGGGCATGATTGCTGTCTACTTGCTCAATCCCAGCTACATCATCCATCGTCCTGACGGCACCCCGGTCCTACGCTTAACCAAACATCCCGCTTTCTTTGAAGGTCGCTTTACACTTGAAAAACTAGCGGAAATACCGGAGGACGATGAACTCCGCTCTTTGATGGCGTCGATCATGCTGGTCCTCCTTGAACGTCGACGCGGCTAA
- a CDS encoding 3-keto-disaccharide hydrolase, whose amino-acid sequence MPISSAHPGTVFSLRFGCLLLLISSLIPGCSRSDAPTAKSDVPDSEPAENAPDVLENPIAKTPPAIPQTYEINAETLLAARLPAEQTGEGWVRLFDNQTLFGWQLTGSANWRVEDNRIVVDGGEKSFLVSTSSWNDFELELEFKADEGASSGVFLRTPLYPESSKTDCYNIRIANDDANYPTGSIALRKAVAELPAEATAADRWHRYKIRVEGNTVTVHLDDELACTYEDAAPLPAGHVSLLHDQGHVEFRDIRIRPLGLQSLLAEENLGQWKQYPEYEGEFKINEEGLLAITGGSGQLETRDSFADFAMLTRVRTNAPDLNSGVFFRCIPGEKMNGYECQISNATKDGNPLIPGDCGSGGIFRRQDARIVAADDGEWFDMLLIAKGPTITAWVNGIQVSDWTDTREADPNPRRGLRLEEGTMMLQAHDPTTDLSIQQFEVVEYE is encoded by the coding sequence ATGCCTATTTCCTCTGCCCATCCAGGAACGGTGTTCAGCCTTCGATTCGGTTGCCTGTTGCTGTTGATTTCCAGTCTGATCCCTGGTTGCTCACGTTCAGACGCTCCCACTGCAAAATCAGATGTTCCCGATAGCGAACCAGCCGAAAACGCACCGGATGTTTTAGAAAATCCGATTGCTAAAACACCTCCAGCGATTCCTCAAACCTACGAAATTAATGCGGAGACACTCTTGGCAGCTCGTCTGCCCGCCGAGCAAACCGGAGAGGGGTGGGTGCGGCTGTTTGACAACCAGACTTTGTTTGGCTGGCAGCTAACGGGATCCGCGAATTGGCGTGTCGAAGATAATCGCATCGTTGTCGATGGAGGCGAAAAAAGTTTCCTGGTTTCGACCTCTAGCTGGAATGACTTTGAACTGGAACTGGAATTCAAAGCGGACGAAGGGGCCAGCAGCGGCGTTTTCCTCCGTACGCCTCTCTACCCAGAATCGTCCAAAACCGATTGCTACAACATTCGCATCGCTAATGACGACGCGAATTATCCGACGGGCAGCATCGCACTTCGTAAAGCCGTCGCAGAACTGCCCGCCGAAGCAACCGCTGCCGACCGATGGCATCGCTATAAAATTCGCGTGGAAGGGAATACGGTAACGGTTCACCTGGATGACGAACTGGCCTGCACCTACGAAGACGCGGCGCCGCTGCCAGCAGGGCACGTCTCACTGCTGCACGATCAGGGACACGTCGAATTTCGCGACATTCGAATTCGCCCGCTAGGTTTGCAATCGTTACTTGCCGAAGAGAACCTAGGCCAGTGGAAGCAGTATCCCGAATATGAAGGCGAATTTAAGATCAATGAAGAGGGATTGCTTGCCATCACCGGTGGCAGCGGACAATTGGAAACACGTGATTCCTTTGCCGATTTTGCGATGCTGACCCGAGTCCGCACAAACGCCCCCGATCTAAATTCCGGCGTTTTCTTCCGCTGCATCCCGGGTGAAAAGATGAATGGGTATGAATGCCAGATCAGCAACGCCACCAAAGACGGCAACCCACTGATTCCTGGCGACTGCGGATCGGGCGGCATTTTCCGCCGCCAAGATGCACGTATCGTTGCGGCCGATGACGGAGAGTGGTTCGACATGCTGCTGATCGCCAAAGGCCCCACCATCACCGCTTGGGTAAATGGCATCCAAGTCAGTGACTGGACCGATACACGCGAAGCGGACCCCAACCCTCGCCGTGGCCTACGCTTAGAAGAAGGAACCATGATGCTTCAGGCACATGATCCCACGACCGACTTATCGATCCAGCAGTTTGAGGTCGTCGAATACGAATAA
- a CDS encoding ABC transporter permease, which yields MTKYVLKTLWRHRSRTLLTVTGTAVAMFVFCFVGSVQEGLRRLTSGEDANQSLIVFQENRFCPTTSRLPEDYQRKILEIAGVQDVMPIQVWTNNCRASLDIVVFNGADPKQIQKLRPIELTAGNWADFAERRDAAIVGKNVAQRRNLHVGDTFSIGDLNVNVAGVFASSVPAEENLIYTSLAFLQYTRGLDAAGLVTQHEVVLTKDADPDRVAAEIDSKLRASTVATKTRRKGAFQASTLSDLVDLIGFAHYLGYACVGLVLSLVAMTTVMSVQDRMKEYAVLQTLGVRPLGALRLVLTESTVLCFIGGGLGTMAALWMLAVGGFAIGAEGAMIAFRPSLGLAVSGVFVSVLVGIVAGLPPGLQAAMTPVVTSLRQP from the coding sequence ATGACGAAATATGTCCTGAAGACTTTGTGGCGCCATCGCTCTCGGACCCTGCTGACGGTAACGGGAACGGCGGTGGCGATGTTCGTATTCTGCTTTGTGGGGTCGGTGCAGGAAGGCCTGCGGCGTTTGACCAGCGGAGAGGACGCAAACCAAAGTTTGATTGTTTTTCAAGAAAACCGCTTTTGTCCGACGACAAGCCGATTGCCTGAAGACTACCAACGAAAAATCCTTGAAATCGCGGGGGTTCAGGACGTTATGCCGATTCAGGTATGGACCAATAACTGTCGGGCCAGCCTGGATATCGTCGTTTTTAATGGTGCCGATCCCAAGCAAATTCAAAAGCTCCGGCCGATCGAATTGACCGCTGGCAATTGGGCGGATTTCGCCGAGCGACGCGACGCAGCGATTGTCGGAAAAAACGTGGCCCAGCGACGTAACTTGCACGTCGGTGATACTTTTTCAATTGGAGATTTGAACGTCAACGTGGCGGGAGTGTTCGCGTCGTCCGTTCCCGCAGAGGAAAACTTGATTTACACCAGCCTCGCTTTCTTGCAGTACACCCGTGGACTGGATGCTGCAGGGTTGGTGACACAGCACGAAGTCGTGTTAACCAAAGATGCGGACCCCGATCGAGTTGCCGCGGAGATCGATTCAAAATTGCGAGCTTCGACGGTTGCGACAAAAACCCGACGAAAAGGGGCCTTTCAGGCAAGTACGTTATCCGATTTGGTCGACCTGATTGGGTTCGCCCATTACCTCGGGTATGCCTGCGTGGGATTGGTGCTGTCTCTTGTTGCAATGACCACGGTGATGAGTGTTCAAGATCGAATGAAAGAGTATGCCGTACTGCAAACCTTGGGCGTGCGACCGCTGGGAGCACTGCGGCTTGTGCTGACGGAAAGCACGGTGCTCTGTTTTATCGGAGGGGGGCTAGGAACGATGGCGGCGCTGTGGATGTTAGCAGTCGGGGGATTTGCAATCGGCGCCGAAGGGGCAATGATCGCGTTTCGTCCTTCACTGGGATTGGCCGTCAGCGGTGTTTTCGTTTCGGTGCTAGTGGGGATCGTTGCTGGGTTGCCTCCTGGTTTGCAGGCGGCAATGACGCCGGTCGTGACCTCATTGCGGCAACCCTGA
- a CDS encoding ABC transporter ATP-binding protein — translation MALVELHDVCKSFKKGEEVITPLDHVDLEVAEGAFVSLMGPSGTGKSTLLNLVSGIDRPDSGRIVVNGTEVTSLSRGKVADWRAANLGYIFQTHNLIPVLTAYENVELPTLLLKMSASERRKRVELALDVVGLRDRAEHYPRQLSGGQEQRVGIARAIVAHPQIVVADEPTGSLDSETSEQVLELLQRLNSELNITMLMVTHDHEAASIATRQLVLDRGHFHEQAGEAV, via the coding sequence AAGGGGGAGGAAGTGATTACCCCTTTGGATCATGTTGATTTGGAAGTTGCCGAGGGGGCGTTCGTTTCGTTGATGGGGCCCAGCGGTACCGGTAAGAGTACTTTGCTGAATCTGGTCAGCGGAATCGATCGCCCCGATTCCGGACGAATCGTCGTTAACGGGACCGAAGTAACCAGTCTGTCGCGAGGGAAGGTTGCCGATTGGCGTGCTGCGAATCTCGGGTACATCTTTCAGACCCACAATCTGATCCCGGTTCTGACCGCGTATGAAAATGTCGAATTGCCGACACTGCTGCTGAAAATGTCGGCTTCCGAACGACGGAAAAGAGTCGAACTGGCTTTGGATGTTGTGGGCCTTCGAGACCGAGCCGAACACTACCCGCGGCAGTTGTCCGGAGGCCAAGAGCAGCGGGTTGGGATCGCCCGTGCAATTGTTGCCCACCCGCAGATCGTGGTCGCCGATGAGCCGACAGGAAGCTTGGATTCTGAGACCAGTGAGCAAGTTTTGGAGTTGCTGCAACGGCTGAATAGTGAGTTGAATATCACCATGTTAATGGTCACGCATGATCACGAAGCCGCCTCGATTGCTACTCGGCAGTTGGTGTTGGATCGAGGTCATTTTCACGAACAAGCGGGTGAAGCGGTATGA